The Candidatus Delongbacteria bacterium genome has a window encoding:
- a CDS encoding response regulator, translating to MTRILLAEDDIEIGKVLIDNLEDQGYTVDYSPDGLDALKKIENIKYDLLITDVKMPKMDGLELLENVRKGKLTSTIPVLIISGYLSLKEVKKILENGKTLFLPKPIQFNDLNQNINMLLEP from the coding sequence ATGACAAGAATTCTTTTAGCAGAAGACGATATCGAGATTGGAAAAGTTCTAATTGACAATCTTGAAGATCAGGGATATACAGTGGATTATAGCCCAGATGGACTTGACGCATTGAAAAAAATCGAAAATATAAAATATGATCTACTTATTACTGATGTGAAGATGCCTAAAATGGATGGATTAGAACTTCTTGAAAATGTTCGAAAAGGAAAGCTTACTAGTACGATACCGGTATTGATTATCTCAGGCTATTTAAGCCTAAAAGAGGTAAAAAAAATTCTTGAGAATGGAAAAACTTTGTTTTTACCAAAACCTATACAATTTAATGATTTAAATCAAAATATTAATATGTTGTTAGAACCATAG